One part of the Lycium ferocissimum isolate CSIRO_LF1 chromosome 8, AGI_CSIRO_Lferr_CH_V1, whole genome shotgun sequence genome encodes these proteins:
- the LOC132067946 gene encoding uncharacterized protein LOC132067946, translating to MAVVKAINSITSPIHTTRITKLTIFTAPTWFQSKPKFQLLRSKNVGLFLAKSSAKPNANQENAADEDLLNEPSSNIQPQPTSNQALSSSISSFSRGLVFDLGQKDSWDSSEIGSPVVKRYLSDEEERWYMWYHGRSNGGKESIGLAVSSNGVHWERGEMAAKLSDDVGLVMNCGDNWWGFDTQSIRPCEVVIMSSAKVRANSSVYWLYYTGFGSEKIEFLDSSLDFSLENPERMQCEGENGKFFKSLPGLAMSQDGRHWARIEGEHHSGALFDVGLDGEWDSLFIASPKVVFHSNGDLRMYYHSYDVEKGNFAIGLARSRDGMKWLKLGKIIGGGGIGAFDELGVLNPHVVRNRKDGKYLMVYEGVDANGNRSIGMAISSDGLKGWRRVQENPVLKKCEEERWDSEGVGSPYLVQMDGDEDHEWRLYYRGIGNNGRTGIGMAVSQGNEFQSFKRWTGFHF from the exons ATGGCTGTTGTCAAAGCCATAAACTCCATTACATCTCCCATTCATACAACAAGAATTACCAAACTAACAATTTTTACAGCCCCCACATGGTTTCAGTCTAAACCAAAATTTCAACTACTCAGAAGCAAAAATGTTGGACTATTTCTAGCTAAGTCTAGTGCAAAGCCAAATGCAAATCAAGAAAATGCAGCAGATGAAGACTTGTTAAATGAACCTAGTTCAAATATCCAACCACAACCCACTTCAAATCAAGCTCTATCCTCCTCAATTTCCTCATTTTCAAGGGGTTTAGTGTTTGATTTGGGACAAAAAGATTCTTGGGACAGCTCTGAAATTGGTTCACCTGTGGTGAAAAG GTACCTTAGTGATGAGGAAGAGAGATGGTATATGTGGTACCATGGGAGGTCTAATGGTGGTAAAGAGTCAATTGGTTTGGCTGTTTCTAGCAATGGGGTCCACTGGGAAAGGGGTGAAATGGCAGCTAAATTGAGTGATGATGTGGGATTAGTGATGAATTGTGGTGATAATTGGTGGGGTTTTGATACACAAAGTATTAGGCCATGTGAGGTAGTGATTATGTCAAGTGCTAAAGTAAGAGCAAATAGTTCTGTCTATTGGCTTTACTATACTGGTTTTGGTTCtgaaaagattgaatttttagaCAGTTCTTTAGATTTCAGTTTAGAAAATCCAGAAAGAATGCAATGTGAGGGTGAAAATGGAAAGTTTTTTAAGTCCTTGCCTGGATTAGCAATGAGCCAAGATGGTAGACATTGGGcaagaattgaaggagaacATCATTCTGGTGCTTTATTTGATGTTGGTTTAGATGGTGAATGGGATTCTTTGTTCATAGCCTCACCAAAGGTAGTTTTTCATAGTAATGGTGATTTAAGAATGTATTACCATTCATATGATGTCGAAAAAGGGAACTTTGCGATTGGCTTAGCAAGGTCAAGAGATGGAATGAAATGGTTAAAATTAGGGAAGATCATAGGAGGAGGAGGAATTGGTGCTTTTGATGAACTAGGAGTGTTGAATCCACACGTTGTACGAAATCGAAAAGATGGGAAATATTTGATGGTTTATGAAGGTGTGGATGCAAATGGGAACAGAAGTATTGGGATGGCGATATCTTCAGATGGATTAAAGGGATGGAGAAGAGTTCAAGAAAATCCAGTGTTGAAGAAATGTGAAGAAGAGAGGTGGGATAGTGAAGGGGTGGGATCACCATATCTTGTTCAGATGGATGGTGATGAAGATCATGAATGGAGATTATATTATAGAGGGATTGGGAACAATGGAAGAACTGGGATTGGTATGGCAGTGTCTCAAGGAAATGAATTCCAGAGTTTTAAAAGGTGGACAGGGTTTCATTTCTGA
- the LOC132067947 gene encoding probable apyrase 6 isoform X1 has translation MRRSNARKLNNNNPITTTSNTMDSAKFQYRPNRSSNRSPNRNNSKSNRNIICYTSIVFVIAFICYVFVFSSKIRFSVVKKYGIVIDGGSTGTRIHVFEYEVRDGGVPVFDFGDKGLVSMRVNPGLSSYELDPEMASESVIKLVEFGKKKVPKEYWSETEIRLMATAGMRLLDLDVQEKILEVCRGVLRDSGFKFKDDWASVISGSDEGLYAWVIANYALGTLGSDPLQTTGIIELGGASAQVTFVSNEPMPQEYSRTIKFRNFTYKIYSHSLLQFGQNVAFDLLLESLVARGQDQAAQSVKLMDPCSPRGYTHNIRSLKLSPSSFADKNAGLYPSGNFSECRSASLSLLQKGRESCPYKSCYIGSTFMPKLQGNFLATENFFHTSKFFGLPQKAFLSDLMAAGKSFCEEDWSRLKSKYHSLQEEDLHRYCFSSAYILALLHDSLGIALDDDRIGYANQVENIPLDWALGAFILQSTAELDKEHSGWFANMFSEDSLILLLFFAFFILVMFTAWYVSKWRKPQLKTIYDLEKGKYIVTRIGRCS, from the exons ATGCGCCGATCCAATGCCcgtaaattaaataataataatcctaTTACTACTACTTCTAATACAATGGATTCGGCCAAATTTCAATATCGACCCAACAGATCTTCAAATCGAAGCCCTAATCGAAACAATTCTAAATCGAACAGAAACATCATATGTTACACTTCTATAGTGTTTGTTATCGCTTTCATATGTTACGTTTTCGTGTTTTCGAGTAAAATTAGGTTTTCTGTGGTTAAGAAATATGGGATTGTGATTGATGGAGGAAGTACAGGTACGAGGATTCATGTGTTTGAGTACGAGGTAAGGGATGGTGGTGTACCTGTGTTTGATTTTGGGGATAAAGGTTTGGTTTCAATGAGGGTGAATCCCGGGTTATCCAGTTATGAATTGGACCCGGAAATGGCTAGTGAATCGGTGATCAAGTTGGTTGAATTTGGGAAGAAAAAGGTACCTAAGGAATATTGGAGTGAAACTGAGATTAGGTTAATGGCTACTGCTGGAATGAGGTTGTTGGATTTGGATGTTCAGGAGAAGATTCTAGAAGTTTGTCGAGGGGTACTTAGGGATTCGGGTTTTAAGTTTAAGGATGATTGGGCTTCTGTTATTTCAG GATCTGATGAGGGTTTATATGCCTGGGTTATTGCTAATTATGCCCTTGGAACTCTTGGTAGTGATCCTTTGCAAACAACTGGAATAATTGAACTTGGTGGTGCATCTGCCCAG GTGACTTTTGTTTCTAATGAGCCTATGCCCCAAGAATATTCTCGTACGATTAAATTCAGAAACTTTACCTACAAGATCTACAGTCACAGCTTGCTTCAATTTGGTCAG AACGTAGCATTTGACTTACTCTTGGAGTCCCTTGTTGCGAGGGGCCAAGATCAAG CTGCTCAAAGTGTTAAGCTGATGGATCCTTGTTCTCCTAGAGGATATACACACAATATAAGGTCATTGAAGCTCTCCCCCAGTAGTTTTGCGGATAAGAATGCAGGACTGTATCCCAGCGGTAACTTCTCAGAGTGCAGGTCTGCCTCACTATCACTGTTGCAGAAAGGCAGAG AGAGTTGCCCTTATAAAAGCTGCTACATTGGGTCAACTTTTATGCCAAAGCTCCAGGGAAATTTTTTGGCTACGGAAAATTTTTTCCACACTTCCAAG TTTTTTGGTTTGCCACAAAAAGcttttctttctgatcttatgGCTGCTGGAAAAAGTTTTTGCGAAGAGGACTGGTCAAGGTTGAAAAGCAAGTACCACTCCCTTCAAGAGGAGGATTTGCATCGTTATTGCTTCTCTTCAGCGTATATATTGGCATTACTTCATGATAGTCTTGGAATTGCTTTGGATGATGATAG GATTGGATATGCTAATCAAGTTGAAAATATTCCACTTGATTGGGCATTGGGAGCATTCATCTTGCAGAGCACGGCTGAGCTGGACAAAGAGCATTCTGGGTGGTTTGCAAATATGTTCAGTGAGGACTCTCTTATTTTGCTTCTCTTCTTTGCCTTTTTCATTTTGGTGATGTTCACAGCATGGTATGTGTCAAAGTGGAGAAAGCCACAATTGAAGACTATATATGATCTAGAGAAAGGAAAGTACATAGTCACACGTATTGGTAGATGTTCATAG
- the LOC132067947 gene encoding probable apyrase 5 isoform X2 produces the protein MRRSNARKLNNNNPITTTSNTMDSAKFQYRPNRSSNRSPNRNNSKSNRNIICYTSIVFVIAFICYVFVFSSKIRFSVVKKYGIVIDGGSTGTRIHVFEYEVRDGGVPVFDFGDKGLVSMRVNPGLSSYELDPEMASESVIKLVEFGKKKVPKEYWSETEIRLMATAGMRLLDLDVQEKILEVCRGVLRDSGFKFKDDWASVISGSDEGLYAWVIANYALGTLGSDPLQTTGIIELGGASAQVTFVSNEPMPQEYSRTIKFRNFTYKIYSHSLLQFGQNVAFDLLLESLVARGQDQAAQSVKLMDPCSPRGYTHNIRSLKLSPSSFADKNAGLYPSGNFSECRSASLSLLQKGRESCPYKSCYIGSTFMPKLQGNFLATENFFHTSKFFGLPQKAFLSDLMAAGKSFCEEDWSRLKSKYHSLQEEDLHRYCFSSAYILALLHDSLGIALDDDRIGYANQVENIPLDWALGAFILQSTAELDKEHSGWFANMFRAEAIFLHLWIRHKDQSGSAASAKNLCALCCLVPRASDAILRRK, from the exons ATGCGCCGATCCAATGCCcgtaaattaaataataataatcctaTTACTACTACTTCTAATACAATGGATTCGGCCAAATTTCAATATCGACCCAACAGATCTTCAAATCGAAGCCCTAATCGAAACAATTCTAAATCGAACAGAAACATCATATGTTACACTTCTATAGTGTTTGTTATCGCTTTCATATGTTACGTTTTCGTGTTTTCGAGTAAAATTAGGTTTTCTGTGGTTAAGAAATATGGGATTGTGATTGATGGAGGAAGTACAGGTACGAGGATTCATGTGTTTGAGTACGAGGTAAGGGATGGTGGTGTACCTGTGTTTGATTTTGGGGATAAAGGTTTGGTTTCAATGAGGGTGAATCCCGGGTTATCCAGTTATGAATTGGACCCGGAAATGGCTAGTGAATCGGTGATCAAGTTGGTTGAATTTGGGAAGAAAAAGGTACCTAAGGAATATTGGAGTGAAACTGAGATTAGGTTAATGGCTACTGCTGGAATGAGGTTGTTGGATTTGGATGTTCAGGAGAAGATTCTAGAAGTTTGTCGAGGGGTACTTAGGGATTCGGGTTTTAAGTTTAAGGATGATTGGGCTTCTGTTATTTCAG GATCTGATGAGGGTTTATATGCCTGGGTTATTGCTAATTATGCCCTTGGAACTCTTGGTAGTGATCCTTTGCAAACAACTGGAATAATTGAACTTGGTGGTGCATCTGCCCAG GTGACTTTTGTTTCTAATGAGCCTATGCCCCAAGAATATTCTCGTACGATTAAATTCAGAAACTTTACCTACAAGATCTACAGTCACAGCTTGCTTCAATTTGGTCAG AACGTAGCATTTGACTTACTCTTGGAGTCCCTTGTTGCGAGGGGCCAAGATCAAG CTGCTCAAAGTGTTAAGCTGATGGATCCTTGTTCTCCTAGAGGATATACACACAATATAAGGTCATTGAAGCTCTCCCCCAGTAGTTTTGCGGATAAGAATGCAGGACTGTATCCCAGCGGTAACTTCTCAGAGTGCAGGTCTGCCTCACTATCACTGTTGCAGAAAGGCAGAG AGAGTTGCCCTTATAAAAGCTGCTACATTGGGTCAACTTTTATGCCAAAGCTCCAGGGAAATTTTTTGGCTACGGAAAATTTTTTCCACACTTCCAAG TTTTTTGGTTTGCCACAAAAAGcttttctttctgatcttatgGCTGCTGGAAAAAGTTTTTGCGAAGAGGACTGGTCAAGGTTGAAAAGCAAGTACCACTCCCTTCAAGAGGAGGATTTGCATCGTTATTGCTTCTCTTCAGCGTATATATTGGCATTACTTCATGATAGTCTTGGAATTGCTTTGGATGATGATAG GATTGGATATGCTAATCAAGTTGAAAATATTCCACTTGATTGGGCATTGGGAGCATTCATCTTGCAGAGCACGGCTGAGCTGGACAAAGAGCATTCTGGGTGGTTTGCAAATATGTTCA GAGCAGAAGCCATTTTCCTGCATCTGTGGATAAGGCACAAGGATCAAAGTGGATCAGCTGCCTCTGCCAAGAATCTCTGTGCACTTTGTTGCTTGGTACCCCGAGCAAGTGATGCTATACTTCGGCGTAAGTGA